The following proteins are encoded in a genomic region of Corylus avellana chromosome ca4, CavTom2PMs-1.0:
- the LOC132178839 gene encoding uncharacterized protein At1g27050 codes for MSRNRKRDRSYPSRHVPTSSLAKRRRPTPRREVDEEIVDKPIQKPAPAPALLVTGLPRDCSVLDVKSRFEIYGSISRIRIDRDGSAYIMYRAKDSAQAAFAAALDPSFAITVDSQKVEVMWATDPLAQWREGVGLGANRDNGSSSSRLLRAEVPLSRHGRGNKLASAIVSPKSDNDGPSSALQVPFRGREIVAYDDIL; via the exons ATGAGCCGCAATCGCAAGCGGGACAGGTCCTACCCCTCGCGCCACGTGCCGACCTCGTCGCTTGCCAAGCGGCGGCGTCCGACGCCTCGTCGAGAGGTAGACGAGGAGATCGTGGACAAGCCGATACAGAAGCCAGCGCCGGCGCCGGCGCTGCTGGTGACGGGGCTGCCCAGGGACTGCTCGGTGCTGGACGTGAAGTCGCGGTTTGAGATCTACGGTTCGATCTCCCGCATCCGCATCGACCGCGATGGTTCCGCCTACATCATGTACCGCGCCAAGGACTCCGCCCAAGCCGCTTTTGCCGCTGCCCTCGACCCCTCTTTCGCCATCACCGTTGATTCCCAAaaa GTAGAGGTGATGTGGGCAACCGATCCTCTTGCCCAGTGGAGGGAAGGAGTTGGGCTCGGTGCTAACAGGGATAATGGTTCGTCGTCTTCCAGGCTTTTGCGGGCTGAGGTACCTCTGAGCAGACATGGACGAGGTAATAAGCTTGCTTCAGCTATAGTGAGCCCCAAAAGTGATAATGATGGTCCTTCTAGTGCTTTACAAGTGCCTTTCAGGGGCAGAGAAATCGTTGCTTATGATGACATCCTGTAA